The following proteins are co-located in the Gossypium hirsutum isolate 1008001.06 chromosome A02, Gossypium_hirsutum_v2.1, whole genome shotgun sequence genome:
- the LOC107951055 gene encoding probable LRR receptor-like serine/threonine-protein kinase At1g06840 isoform X3, translated as MCSHLNNNSLAGQIPPELSQIFTLLHLLLDNNNLSGYLPPEFSNLPDLRILQLDNNDFSGSVIPASYRNFSRLVKLSLRNCGLQGAVPDLSRIPSLTYLDLSRNHLAGPIPENKLSENMTTIDLSDNQLKGSIPGSFSDLPSLQTLSLKNNFLTGPVPTNIWQNMSFSTGARLKLDLRNNSFSSIQGHLNPPVNVTLRLEGNPVCKNANLLNVNLFCGSEPGEDKMLTNFNDSIANCPIQACPTDNFYEYVPASPLPCFCAAPLRIGYRLKSPSFSYFPPYIQPLEVYLTSSLKLSRYQLSIDTYSWEKGPRLRMYLKLFPSINVNHSSTFNVSEVQRIKHLYTSWTFPGSALFGPYELLNFTLLGPYADMKFENENQGISKGILVAVAVGGVACAVAMSVIITILITRRYTGNRHAMSRKCLSTKVSMRLGGVKYFTFKEMALATDNFNSSNQVGQGGYGKVYKGTLPDKTVVAIKRAEEGSLQGQKEFFTEIKLLSRLHHRNLVSLVGYCDEEGEQMLVYEFLPNGTLRDWLSAKSKRSLNFGMRLRIALGSAKGILYLHTEAHPPVFHRDIKASNILLDSKLNAKVADFGLSRLAPALEDEGAVPDHVSTVVRGTPGYLDPEYFLTHKLTDRSDVYSLGVVFLEMLTGMRPISHGRNIVREVNMAHQSGMMMSIIDGRMGCYPSECIERFAGLALSCCHNKPEKRPSMLDVVKQLEYILTMIPETESVSSDSVSSYPNSGKLLSPASSSASYVSTLNVSGSDLISGVIPSIKPR; from the exons ATGTGCAGCCACCTCAACAACAACTCCCTTGCAGGCCAAATTCCTCCAGAGTTATCTCAGATATTCACTTTGCTTCActt GCTTTTGGATAATAATAACTTATCTGGATATCTTCCTCCAGAATTCTCGAACTTGCCAGACTTGCGCATTCT TCAGCTCGATAACAACGACTTCAGTGGATCTGTTATTCCAGCTTCTTACAGGAACTTTTCTAGATTAGTGAAATT AAGTCTCAGAAATTGCGGTTTGCAGGGAGCAGTTCCTGATCTTAGCAGGATCCCAAGCCTTACCTATCT GGATCTCAGCCGGAACCATCTTGCTGGACCCATACCAGAAAATAAGCTTTCAGAGAATATGACAACCAT TGATCTTTCAGATAACCAGCTAAAAGGATCTATCCCTGGAAGTTTCTCAGACCTTCCTTCACTTCAGACACT ATCACTCAAGAATAATTTTCTGACAGGTCCTGTTCCTACCAACATTTGGCAGAACATGTCCTTCAGTACTGGTGCTAGACTTAAGCT AGATCTTAGAAACAATTCATTCTCAAGCATTCAAGGACATCTAAATCCTCCGGTGAATGTTACCTTGAG GCTTGAAGGCAATCCTGTCTGCAAAAATGCGAACTTATTGAATGTAAACCTGTTCTGTGGATCTGAACCTGGAGAGGATAAGATGCTTACAAACTTCAATGACTCAATAGCAAATTGCCCAATTCAAGCATGCCCCACAGACAATTTCTATGAATATGTCCCAGCATCTCCTCTGCCGTGTTTCTGTGCAGCACCTCTCAGAATTGGATATCGTCTGAAGAGCCCTAGTTTTTCTTATTTTCCTCCATACATCCAGCCTTTGGAGGTGTATTTGACTAGTTCATTGAAATTAAGCCGATATCAATTGTCAATTGACACATATTCTTGGGAGAAAGGACCACGTCTAAGGATGTACTTGAAGCTTTTTCCTAGCATCAATGTTAACCACTCCAGTACTTTTAACGTGAGCGAAGTTCAGAGAATCAAACACTTATATACATCATGGACTTTTCCTGGTAGTGCCTTGTTTGGACCCTATGAGTTGCTCAATTTCACTCTACTTGGACCTTATGCAGATA TGAAGTTTGAGAATGAAAATCAAGGTattagtaagggtattttggtagcCGTTGCAGTCGGGGGTGTTGCCTGTGCAGTTGCAATGTCTGTTATAATAACAATTCTAATAACAAGAAGATACACAGGAAACCGGCATGCAATGTCAAGAAAATGTTTGT CTACAAAGGTTTCTATGAGACTTGGTGGGGTGAAATACTTTACATTTAAAGAAATGGCACTTGCTACTGACAACTTTAACAGCTCAAATCAAGTTGGTCAAGGAGGGTATGGAAAAGTGTATAAAGGCACTTTACCAGACAAAACAGTTGTTGCTATAAAACGTGCAGAAGAAGGATCTTTGCAGGGGCAAAAagaattttttacagagataaAGCTTTTGTCAAGGCTGCATCACCGGAATCTAGTTTCCTTGGTTGGATATTGTGATGAAGAAGGGGAACAG ATGTTGGTATATGAGTTCCTGCCCAATGGCACCTTGAGGGACTGGCTTTCTG CTAAATCTAAAAGAAGCCTAAATTTTGGAATGAGATTACGTATTGCACTGGGTTCGGCCAAGGGAATTCTTTACCTCCATACTGAAGCACATCCTCCGGTATTCCACCGGGATATCAAAGCTAGCAACATTCTTCTTGACTCCAAACTTAATGCAAAAGTTGCTGATTTTGGTCTCTCACGTTTAGCTCCAGCCCTGGAAGACGAGGGAGCTGTGCCAGATCATGTGTCCACAGTTGTGCGGGGAACACCA GGCTACCTTGATCCAGAATACTTTTTGACCCATAAATTGACTGATAGAAGTGATGTTTATAGCCTTGGAGTTGTTTTCCTGGAGATGTTGACGGGTATGCGGCCAATATCACATGGCAGAAACATTGTCCGTGAG GTGAATATGGCTCATCAGTCCGGCATGATGATGTCAATAATAGATGGTAGAATGGGGTGTTATCCCTCTGAATGTATCGAGAGATTTGCAGGGCTAGCTCTGAGTTGTTGCCACAACAAGCCAGAGAAGCGTCCATCAATGTTGGATGTGGTAAAGCAACTAGAGTACATACTGACAATGATACCAGAAACTGAATCGGTTTCATCAGATTCGGTTTCCTCGTATCCGAATTCAGGCAAGTTGCTATCACCAGCATCATCTTCCGCCTCCTATGTTTCAACATTGAATGTTTCAGGGAGTGATCTTATCAGTGGCGTTATTCCTTCTATCAAACCTCGCTGA
- the LOC107951055 gene encoding probable LRR receptor-like serine/threonine-protein kinase At1g06840 isoform X1: MIWRGYILALSFCCCCLLLLAAPAPAPAPITHPSEVSALLAVKKQLVDPKNNLRNWDKGDPCTSNWTGILCFYNLGKDGYLHVQELQLLNMNLSGTLAPELGQLSHLKILDFMWNELTGSIPKEIGHISTLRLLLLNGNKLYGSLPDELGYLSNLIRLQLDQNNISGQIPKTFANMSCVRHLHLNNNSLAGQIPPELSQIFTLLHLLLDNNNLSGYLPPEFSNLPDLRILQLDNNDFSGSVIPASYRNFSRLVKLSLRNCGLQGAVPDLSRIPSLTYLDLSRNHLAGPIPENKLSENMTTIDLSDNQLKGSIPGSFSDLPSLQTLSLKNNFLTGPVPTNIWQNMSFSTGARLKLDLRNNSFSSIQGHLNPPVNVTLRLEGNPVCKNANLLNVNLFCGSEPGEDKMLTNFNDSIANCPIQACPTDNFYEYVPASPLPCFCAAPLRIGYRLKSPSFSYFPPYIQPLEVYLTSSLKLSRYQLSIDTYSWEKGPRLRMYLKLFPSINVNHSSTFNVSEVQRIKHLYTSWTFPGSALFGPYELLNFTLLGPYADMKFENENQGISKGILVAVAVGGVACAVAMSVIITILITRRYTGNRHAMSRKCLSTKVSMRLGGVKYFTFKEMALATDNFNSSNQVGQGGYGKVYKGTLPDKTVVAIKRAEEGSLQGQKEFFTEIKLLSRLHHRNLVSLVGYCDEEGEQMLVYEFLPNGTLRDWLSAKSKRSLNFGMRLRIALGSAKGILYLHTEAHPPVFHRDIKASNILLDSKLNAKVADFGLSRLAPALEDEGAVPDHVSTVVRGTPGYLDPEYFLTHKLTDRSDVYSLGVVFLEMLTGMRPISHGRNIVREVNMAHQSGMMMSIIDGRMGCYPSECIERFAGLALSCCHNKPEKRPSMLDVVKQLEYILTMIPETESVSSDSVSSYPNSGKLLSPASSSASYVSTLNVSGSDLISGVIPSIKPR; encoded by the exons ATGATTTGGAGGGGATACATATTGGCCCTCAGCTTCTGCTGTTGTTGTCTCCTGCTCCTTGCTGCACCTGCACCTGCACCTGCTCCCATTACCCATCCTTCCGAAG TTAGCGCATTACTAGCAGTGAAGAAGCAATTGGTTGATCCAAAGAACAATCTCAGAAATTGGGACAAAGGGGATCCTTGCACATCCAACTGGACTGGAATTCTATGCTTTTATAATCTTGGGAAGGATGGATATTTGCATGTTCAGGAACT TCAGCTACTAAATATGAATCTCTCTGGAACTTTAGCGCCTGAACTTGGCCAACTTTCTCACCTCAAAATACT AGATTTCATGTGGAATGAATTGACTGGTAGTATACCGAAGGAGATAGGACATATCTCTACCTTAAGACTCCT ACTCTTGAACGGAAACAAATTATATGGTTCTTTGCCAGATGAACTTGGCTACCTCTCAAATCTGATCAGACTTCAACTAGATCAGAACAACATTTCTGGTCAAATACCGAAAACCTTTGCCAACATGAGCTGTGTGAGACACCT CCACCTCAACAACAACTCCCTTGCAGGCCAAATTCCTCCAGAGTTATCTCAGATATTCACTTTGCTTCActt GCTTTTGGATAATAATAACTTATCTGGATATCTTCCTCCAGAATTCTCGAACTTGCCAGACTTGCGCATTCT TCAGCTCGATAACAACGACTTCAGTGGATCTGTTATTCCAGCTTCTTACAGGAACTTTTCTAGATTAGTGAAATT AAGTCTCAGAAATTGCGGTTTGCAGGGAGCAGTTCCTGATCTTAGCAGGATCCCAAGCCTTACCTATCT GGATCTCAGCCGGAACCATCTTGCTGGACCCATACCAGAAAATAAGCTTTCAGAGAATATGACAACCAT TGATCTTTCAGATAACCAGCTAAAAGGATCTATCCCTGGAAGTTTCTCAGACCTTCCTTCACTTCAGACACT ATCACTCAAGAATAATTTTCTGACAGGTCCTGTTCCTACCAACATTTGGCAGAACATGTCCTTCAGTACTGGTGCTAGACTTAAGCT AGATCTTAGAAACAATTCATTCTCAAGCATTCAAGGACATCTAAATCCTCCGGTGAATGTTACCTTGAG GCTTGAAGGCAATCCTGTCTGCAAAAATGCGAACTTATTGAATGTAAACCTGTTCTGTGGATCTGAACCTGGAGAGGATAAGATGCTTACAAACTTCAATGACTCAATAGCAAATTGCCCAATTCAAGCATGCCCCACAGACAATTTCTATGAATATGTCCCAGCATCTCCTCTGCCGTGTTTCTGTGCAGCACCTCTCAGAATTGGATATCGTCTGAAGAGCCCTAGTTTTTCTTATTTTCCTCCATACATCCAGCCTTTGGAGGTGTATTTGACTAGTTCATTGAAATTAAGCCGATATCAATTGTCAATTGACACATATTCTTGGGAGAAAGGACCACGTCTAAGGATGTACTTGAAGCTTTTTCCTAGCATCAATGTTAACCACTCCAGTACTTTTAACGTGAGCGAAGTTCAGAGAATCAAACACTTATATACATCATGGACTTTTCCTGGTAGTGCCTTGTTTGGACCCTATGAGTTGCTCAATTTCACTCTACTTGGACCTTATGCAGATA TGAAGTTTGAGAATGAAAATCAAGGTattagtaagggtattttggtagcCGTTGCAGTCGGGGGTGTTGCCTGTGCAGTTGCAATGTCTGTTATAATAACAATTCTAATAACAAGAAGATACACAGGAAACCGGCATGCAATGTCAAGAAAATGTTTGT CTACAAAGGTTTCTATGAGACTTGGTGGGGTGAAATACTTTACATTTAAAGAAATGGCACTTGCTACTGACAACTTTAACAGCTCAAATCAAGTTGGTCAAGGAGGGTATGGAAAAGTGTATAAAGGCACTTTACCAGACAAAACAGTTGTTGCTATAAAACGTGCAGAAGAAGGATCTTTGCAGGGGCAAAAagaattttttacagagataaAGCTTTTGTCAAGGCTGCATCACCGGAATCTAGTTTCCTTGGTTGGATATTGTGATGAAGAAGGGGAACAG ATGTTGGTATATGAGTTCCTGCCCAATGGCACCTTGAGGGACTGGCTTTCTG CTAAATCTAAAAGAAGCCTAAATTTTGGAATGAGATTACGTATTGCACTGGGTTCGGCCAAGGGAATTCTTTACCTCCATACTGAAGCACATCCTCCGGTATTCCACCGGGATATCAAAGCTAGCAACATTCTTCTTGACTCCAAACTTAATGCAAAAGTTGCTGATTTTGGTCTCTCACGTTTAGCTCCAGCCCTGGAAGACGAGGGAGCTGTGCCAGATCATGTGTCCACAGTTGTGCGGGGAACACCA GGCTACCTTGATCCAGAATACTTTTTGACCCATAAATTGACTGATAGAAGTGATGTTTATAGCCTTGGAGTTGTTTTCCTGGAGATGTTGACGGGTATGCGGCCAATATCACATGGCAGAAACATTGTCCGTGAG GTGAATATGGCTCATCAGTCCGGCATGATGATGTCAATAATAGATGGTAGAATGGGGTGTTATCCCTCTGAATGTATCGAGAGATTTGCAGGGCTAGCTCTGAGTTGTTGCCACAACAAGCCAGAGAAGCGTCCATCAATGTTGGATGTGGTAAAGCAACTAGAGTACATACTGACAATGATACCAGAAACTGAATCGGTTTCATCAGATTCGGTTTCCTCGTATCCGAATTCAGGCAAGTTGCTATCACCAGCATCATCTTCCGCCTCCTATGTTTCAACATTGAATGTTTCAGGGAGTGATCTTATCAGTGGCGTTATTCCTTCTATCAAACCTCGCTGA
- the LOC107951055 gene encoding probable LRR receptor-like serine/threonine-protein kinase At1g06840 isoform X2, translated as MIWRGYILALSFCCCCLLLLAAPAPAPAPITHPSEVSALLAVKKQLVDPKNNLRNWDKGDPCTSNWTGILCFYNLGKDGYLHVQELQLLNMNLSGTLAPELGQLSHLKILDFMWNELTGSIPKEIGHISTLRLLLLNGNKLYGSLPDELGYLSNLIRLQLDQNNISGQIPKTFANMSCVRHLHLNNNSLAGQIPPELSQIFTLLHLLLDNNNLSGYLPPEFSNLPDLRILQLDNNDFSGSVIPASYRNFSRLVKLSLRNCGLQGAVPDLSRIPSLTYLDLSRNHLAGPIPENKLSENMTTIDLSDNQLKGSIPGSFSDLPSLQTLSLKNNFLTGPVPTNIWQNMSFSTGARLKLDLRNNSFSSIQGHLNPPVNVTLRLEGNPVCKNANLLNVNLFCGSEPGEDKMLTNFNDSIANCPIQACPTDNFYEYVPASPLPCFCAAPLRIGYRLKSPSFSYFPPYIQPLEVYLTSSLKLSRYQLSIDTYSWEKGPRLRMYLKLFPSINVNHSSTFNVSEVQRIKHLYTSWTFPVKFENENQGISKGILVAVAVGGVACAVAMSVIITILITRRYTGNRHAMSRKCLSTKVSMRLGGVKYFTFKEMALATDNFNSSNQVGQGGYGKVYKGTLPDKTVVAIKRAEEGSLQGQKEFFTEIKLLSRLHHRNLVSLVGYCDEEGEQMLVYEFLPNGTLRDWLSAKSKRSLNFGMRLRIALGSAKGILYLHTEAHPPVFHRDIKASNILLDSKLNAKVADFGLSRLAPALEDEGAVPDHVSTVVRGTPGYLDPEYFLTHKLTDRSDVYSLGVVFLEMLTGMRPISHGRNIVREVNMAHQSGMMMSIIDGRMGCYPSECIERFAGLALSCCHNKPEKRPSMLDVVKQLEYILTMIPETESVSSDSVSSYPNSGKLLSPASSSASYVSTLNVSGSDLISGVIPSIKPR; from the exons ATGATTTGGAGGGGATACATATTGGCCCTCAGCTTCTGCTGTTGTTGTCTCCTGCTCCTTGCTGCACCTGCACCTGCACCTGCTCCCATTACCCATCCTTCCGAAG TTAGCGCATTACTAGCAGTGAAGAAGCAATTGGTTGATCCAAAGAACAATCTCAGAAATTGGGACAAAGGGGATCCTTGCACATCCAACTGGACTGGAATTCTATGCTTTTATAATCTTGGGAAGGATGGATATTTGCATGTTCAGGAACT TCAGCTACTAAATATGAATCTCTCTGGAACTTTAGCGCCTGAACTTGGCCAACTTTCTCACCTCAAAATACT AGATTTCATGTGGAATGAATTGACTGGTAGTATACCGAAGGAGATAGGACATATCTCTACCTTAAGACTCCT ACTCTTGAACGGAAACAAATTATATGGTTCTTTGCCAGATGAACTTGGCTACCTCTCAAATCTGATCAGACTTCAACTAGATCAGAACAACATTTCTGGTCAAATACCGAAAACCTTTGCCAACATGAGCTGTGTGAGACACCT CCACCTCAACAACAACTCCCTTGCAGGCCAAATTCCTCCAGAGTTATCTCAGATATTCACTTTGCTTCActt GCTTTTGGATAATAATAACTTATCTGGATATCTTCCTCCAGAATTCTCGAACTTGCCAGACTTGCGCATTCT TCAGCTCGATAACAACGACTTCAGTGGATCTGTTATTCCAGCTTCTTACAGGAACTTTTCTAGATTAGTGAAATT AAGTCTCAGAAATTGCGGTTTGCAGGGAGCAGTTCCTGATCTTAGCAGGATCCCAAGCCTTACCTATCT GGATCTCAGCCGGAACCATCTTGCTGGACCCATACCAGAAAATAAGCTTTCAGAGAATATGACAACCAT TGATCTTTCAGATAACCAGCTAAAAGGATCTATCCCTGGAAGTTTCTCAGACCTTCCTTCACTTCAGACACT ATCACTCAAGAATAATTTTCTGACAGGTCCTGTTCCTACCAACATTTGGCAGAACATGTCCTTCAGTACTGGTGCTAGACTTAAGCT AGATCTTAGAAACAATTCATTCTCAAGCATTCAAGGACATCTAAATCCTCCGGTGAATGTTACCTTGAG GCTTGAAGGCAATCCTGTCTGCAAAAATGCGAACTTATTGAATGTAAACCTGTTCTGTGGATCTGAACCTGGAGAGGATAAGATGCTTACAAACTTCAATGACTCAATAGCAAATTGCCCAATTCAAGCATGCCCCACAGACAATTTCTATGAATATGTCCCAGCATCTCCTCTGCCGTGTTTCTGTGCAGCACCTCTCAGAATTGGATATCGTCTGAAGAGCCCTAGTTTTTCTTATTTTCCTCCATACATCCAGCCTTTGGAGGTGTATTTGACTAGTTCATTGAAATTAAGCCGATATCAATTGTCAATTGACACATATTCTTGGGAGAAAGGACCACGTCTAAGGATGTACTTGAAGCTTTTTCCTAGCATCAATGTTAACCACTCCAGTACTTTTAACGTGAGCGAAGTTCAGAGAATCAAACACTTATATACATCATGGACTTTTCCTG TGAAGTTTGAGAATGAAAATCAAGGTattagtaagggtattttggtagcCGTTGCAGTCGGGGGTGTTGCCTGTGCAGTTGCAATGTCTGTTATAATAACAATTCTAATAACAAGAAGATACACAGGAAACCGGCATGCAATGTCAAGAAAATGTTTGT CTACAAAGGTTTCTATGAGACTTGGTGGGGTGAAATACTTTACATTTAAAGAAATGGCACTTGCTACTGACAACTTTAACAGCTCAAATCAAGTTGGTCAAGGAGGGTATGGAAAAGTGTATAAAGGCACTTTACCAGACAAAACAGTTGTTGCTATAAAACGTGCAGAAGAAGGATCTTTGCAGGGGCAAAAagaattttttacagagataaAGCTTTTGTCAAGGCTGCATCACCGGAATCTAGTTTCCTTGGTTGGATATTGTGATGAAGAAGGGGAACAG ATGTTGGTATATGAGTTCCTGCCCAATGGCACCTTGAGGGACTGGCTTTCTG CTAAATCTAAAAGAAGCCTAAATTTTGGAATGAGATTACGTATTGCACTGGGTTCGGCCAAGGGAATTCTTTACCTCCATACTGAAGCACATCCTCCGGTATTCCACCGGGATATCAAAGCTAGCAACATTCTTCTTGACTCCAAACTTAATGCAAAAGTTGCTGATTTTGGTCTCTCACGTTTAGCTCCAGCCCTGGAAGACGAGGGAGCTGTGCCAGATCATGTGTCCACAGTTGTGCGGGGAACACCA GGCTACCTTGATCCAGAATACTTTTTGACCCATAAATTGACTGATAGAAGTGATGTTTATAGCCTTGGAGTTGTTTTCCTGGAGATGTTGACGGGTATGCGGCCAATATCACATGGCAGAAACATTGTCCGTGAG GTGAATATGGCTCATCAGTCCGGCATGATGATGTCAATAATAGATGGTAGAATGGGGTGTTATCCCTCTGAATGTATCGAGAGATTTGCAGGGCTAGCTCTGAGTTGTTGCCACAACAAGCCAGAGAAGCGTCCATCAATGTTGGATGTGGTAAAGCAACTAGAGTACATACTGACAATGATACCAGAAACTGAATCGGTTTCATCAGATTCGGTTTCCTCGTATCCGAATTCAGGCAAGTTGCTATCACCAGCATCATCTTCCGCCTCCTATGTTTCAACATTGAATGTTTCAGGGAGTGATCTTATCAGTGGCGTTATTCCTTCTATCAAACCTCGCTGA